The following are encoded in a window of Thunnus albacares chromosome 9, fThuAlb1.1, whole genome shotgun sequence genomic DNA:
- the LOC122989021 gene encoding interferon-induced protein with tetratricopeptide repeats 1B-like, with protein MGVITSAAQSQSILEAKLKALECHFTWDINLSRTKLFRLRDKLEDIGTEEGNSWLGHIYNLQGYIHYQLGFTEDARCFFSRAAEAFCQLRKTVSDEGPWLVVNYGNLAWLHHHLGEQAESQTYLSKVETLLKEYPSPSLDELHPEIYAEKAWTLMKFGKDKRLLVADYFQRAIRIQPDMVEWNTSHVIALVNVQKYGNTPVGEDILEEMRMAKEQDPENLYLAVLDLEQRARKGERIEDEAQELARKVLKNPVSSYSGMKELLWVYRKYVSVDEAIALAEEALEKHPDNCFLKTCAALCYKWRIVFHSDSHLKQSTTDRAISLHKEVISLYPHSSLLKKITLANIYAKSNHDLAEAEQIYQELLESHLEPAEKQMLYNCYAKYLQFDRRDYNRSIEYHMKAAEIPQQSFLRYNSIKVLKKIKKRNRSPICGEIEEFLAKLEVKKS; from the exons ATGGGTGTGATAACCAG TGCTGCTCAGAGTCAGTCAATACTGGAGGCCAAACTGAAGGCCCTGGAGTGCCACTTCACGTGGGACATCAACCTAAGCAGGACCAAACTTTTCCGTCTTAGGGACAAGCTGGAGGACATCGGCACTGAGGAGGGAAACAGCTGGCTGGGTCACATTTACAACCTGCAGGGGTACATTCACTACCAGCTTGGCTTCACTGAAGATGCCCGGTGTTTCTTCAGTAGGGCTGCAGAGGCCTTCTGCCAGTTGAGAAAAACTGTCTCAGATGAAGGTCCCTGGTTGGTGGTAAACTATGGGAACCTGGCTTGGCTGCACCACCACCTGGGAGAACAAGCAGAGAGTCAGACTTACCTGTCAAAAGTCGAAACCCTGCTGAAAGAATACCCATCTCCATCCCTGGACGAGCTCCATCCAGAGATCTACGCTGAAAAAGCCTGGACCCTGATGAAGTTTGGCAAAGACAAAAGGTTGCTGGTTGCAGATTACTTCCAGAGAGCCATCAGGATTCAGCCCGACATGGTGGAGTGGAACACCAGCCATGTCATAGCATTAGTGAATGTTCAAAAGTATGGCAACACACCAGTGGGAGAAGACATCCTGGAGGAAATGAGAATGGCCAAGGAACAGGATCCAGAGAACTTGTACCTTGCTGTTCTCGACCTTGAGCAGCGTGCTAGGAAAGGAGAAAGAATTGAAGATGAAGCACAGGAGTTAGCCAGAAAGGTTTTGAAGAATCCTGTCAGCAGCTACAGTGGTATGAAAGAGTTATTATGGGtttacagaaaatatgtatCTGTTGATGAAGCTATTGCTCTGGCAGAGGAAGCTCTGGAAAAACATCCAGATAATTGTTTCCTGAAGACTTGTGCTGCACTCTGCTACAAATGGAGGATCGTTTTTCACAGTGACAGTCATCTAAAGCAAAGCACAACAGACAGAGCAATTAGTCTCCATAAAGAAGTCATTTCTCTTTACCCTCATTCATCACTTCTGAAGAAGATAACCCTTGCAAATATATACGCAAAGTCAAATCACGACTTGGCTGAAGCTGAGCAGATTTACCAGGAACTGCTAGAAAGCCATCTGGAACCTGCAGAGAAACAGATGCTCTACAACTGCTACGCAAAATACTTGCAGTTTGATCGACGAGATTACAACAGGTCAATAGAATATCACATGAAGGCGGCAGAAATACCGCAACAATCCTTCTTACGATACAATAGCATCAAAGTTCtgaagaagattaaaaaaagaaacaggagcCCAATATGTGGAGAAATAGAGGAGTTCCTGGCCAAGCTGGAAGTCAAGAAATCCTAA